The Hippoglossus stenolepis isolate QCI-W04-F060 chromosome 3, HSTE1.2, whole genome shotgun sequence genomic sequence GAAGCAATACTTACCTTAcagtgacagttttttttatgagcACATAAAAGAGGGGGAACACAGGTAGTTCATCTATCggaattatttaattatattttagtatttagtatttgtCATTGATTAACATATGATTATATACTATGATTAGTATATGTCATAAAGGAATgtaatgaaagtgaaattagTTAAACGagatgtatttacatttaataaacgTTGATTCAGTTAATCTGATTGATGTAATTAATGACTACCACCACTCAATCTTGAACACTGTGTTTCCAAAGACATATAAGTTACATTTTGTGTGACTCATCCCTGTAAAGTACAGGAATCCACAAAGTCTGCACTGTCAATCTGTTGTTATGCACAGTAGGAGATGGTTAAGAAAAATATTGTACTTACTTTAGGTGAAGTAGGTGATGCAGCATGCAGCCTTAATCACAAACACATCGTTTCAGTGAACCGGCAACAGTGGTGCTGcaacagcctctctctctctctctctctctctctctctctctctctctctctctctctctctctctctctctctctctctctctctcctttaagCACAGTGCTTAGCGAAACTGCAACACACCTAAACCTAAAATGTGTCCTACATCTAATAGTAAATAATAGTTgtatttgattgattattattataattataataattataatttaaattataataatcataattattatgattacgatgatgatgatgatgatgatgatgatgatgatgattattattattattattattattattattattattattattattattattattattattatatatgtttcAGTTATATTCTACAGACTTCCTGCCGGGCCAAGTGGAAACGTCATTTGTAACAAATCCAGCAGGTGGCGAAAGGTGTAACGTTGGAAGCCAATTTttacagagaagaagaacaccGACCAATCACCAGTGATATTTGAACGAACAGCAACGAGTTTACCCGATTGTGAGCGAAGCCACATCCGGTGTATGCCTCCTTAGCATTCTATTAGCTCCCGAGCTAACAGcttctgggttttattttatttgtagtgCGATCGCAAGTGTAAGATTTCAAACCATGGTAAGTATTTGGAAAATACTTCTTTTCTCTCGATTAAGCTAAGTAAGCTAATTCATTTTGGCCACCAATAGGTTACACGGCCTTAACTTCGCATCCAACGGGGGCTTGTTTTGATCCAACCCTAGTTTCACCGTTTATATTTAAGTCATCTTGAACtagaatttaaaaatatagatttgacagctttgtgtttttgtttttttttacagcaacGCATGTTAGCCCACAAATGTAATCTGTGAATTATAATCTATCGGATGCTAATTGACTACTATTGAAGCTAGCTTTAGCGCGTTAAGTGACGTTAGGTTTGTGTGTAAACAAAGCAACTGTTAAAAGCACATGTTGTTTGCTATTTACCAGCTGTTAATACTTCCAGAAGTGTCTGTGTTTCGACACATCAAGTTGTCTTTCCAGACTGCACTAGCTAATGATATAGCAAACAGTAACCAACACTAACTTCAGTATGATGGAATATGCAAACTTAACAACCGTATGAAACCAACACGTTTCAAACGTTAGACAACACGTCTTTACAGTGTAATAAAGAGTAAACCACTGGCGTTAGCTAAAGGCAGTAAAGAATATGTACTGTTACCAGTGTAGGAACAATCTTCAGTCAATAATAAGATGTTAAATTTGTGCCTAGTTTGTTATCACACCAGACACAAAATGTCCTGCTTTAGCCATTCTGTCTGTTAACTAAACCTCCATCTGTTTTAATGTGGTTTTTCATGTGTCTTCTGCTTTCCAGGACAGTGACATGTCAGACAACGACCCCATGCCAGGGCCTGAGACCAGTAGTATGGATGGAGAGAATGCACCACTCTACTGTATCTGCCGGAAACCGGACATAAACTGCTTCATGATGTGCGTTCACAACACCTCTGCTCTAGTTTCTTTCAGTCAATTATTGTATATAGATAcagtgatgcatttttttttttacttctccCACTGACAGTGGTTGTGATAACTGCAATGAATGGTTCCACGGCCACTGCATTAACATCACGGAGAAGATGGCAAAGGCAATCCGGGAATGGTACTGCATAAAATGCAGAGGTGAGgaaaatgtcttcttttatCACACACTTGAGAAGTGCTATATATCACAAACCATGtaaatgaataatatatttctttactcTCCCTGTTTGCAGATAAAAACTCTTTGTTGGAAATAAAGTACAGAACGAAGAAAAGCAAGGAGAGGGATTCTGAGCCTGACAGATCTGAAAGGGTTTACAGCAGCCCGGGTACCCCTGACTATAGGAGTGAGAGGAGGCGTGGATCAAAAGTAAGATGTATAGATAACACGATCCAAGAACTGAATTGCAGTCTTTTACAGTTTTGAAATGTACTTTTGAGAATTTGCAGACTTGACTCAGTCCACGCACTTATACCATTTAAAAGGCAATATGTCATTAAACACACTGGATGGAACCTCTTCAATAGTTTGTTTCTGTTGGTCTTGAAGTGAACTAAATAGCTCACACTAGAAAATATTTGCTATTTTGTAGTTGGTTTAGTATATTTATACTCGTACACAATCATTTGTAATGTAGTCTGACTATTCACAGCACTACTCATTTTGCAGCATTGtgtgaatatgtaaatacattACCCTTAAAAGCAGTGTCTCTAAATGTTGATTCttaataatttttttgtcaGGTGAAGCGTTCAGTCCGAATGTGTGGGGAATGTGAGCCCTGCAAACGGACTGAGGACTGTACCAAGTGTGACTTCTGCAAGGACATGAAAAAGTTTGGAGGCCCGAACAAAATCCGACAGAAGTGCAGGTTCAGGCAATGTGTGGTCCGAGCCAGGGTGAGGGActttatctctgtgttgttttgcttcAGTGAATGCAATATCTCAGGACGGAATTTCTTATAATATGGCACCAATATTCTCTTAGACTCCAGCAGGAACTGATGAGAATTTTAGcgatcaaaggtcaaggtcactcaAACCTcaccaaacacattttttgctATAACTCAAAACTTAATTTACTATGCTAAACGACTTAATACCCTTTCTATTAAATGACTCCAAAGTCATTACAACATATTATTGGAGGCTGGACACAAATAGATGTTTAATGCAACGTCCCTGTTTGGCAGAGGCATATAACCATGAGATGATAATTCTATTTATATTAGATTATGCCACATGCTAATAATGCATAATTTACATATTACCTTATCAGGTAGCAGTTTAGAAgaatatacactaccgttccaaagtttggggtcacccagacaatttcgtgttttccatgaaaactcacacttttatttatcaaatgagttgcaaaatgaatagaaaatatagtcaagacattgacaaggttagaaataatgatttttatttgaaatattaattctgttcttcaaactttgctttcgtcaaagaatgctccatttgcagcaattacagcattgcagacctttggcattctagctgttaatttgttgaggtaatctgtagaaatttcaccccacgcttccttttttccaatcttcctctgtccaatgtctgtgttcttttgcccatatcaatcttttctttttattggccagtctcagatatggctttttctttgccactctgcctagaaggccagcatcccagagtcgcctcttcactgtagacgttgacactggcgttttgcgggtaccatttaaagaagctgccagttgaggacctgtgaggcgtctatttctcaaactagagactctaatatacttgtcttcttgctgagttgtgcaccgggcctcccacttctctttctactctggttagagcccgtttgtgctgttctctgaagggagtagtacacaccgttgtaggaaattttcagtttcttcgcaatttctcgcatggaatagccttcatttctaagaacaagaatagactggcgagtttcacatgaaagttctcttcttctggccattttgagagtataatcgaacccacaaatgtgatgctccagatactcaactagctcaaaggaaggccagttttatagcttctctcaccagcaaaacagttttcagctgtgctaacataattgcacaagggttttcaagggttttctaatcatccattagtcttctaaggcgattagcaaacacaatgtaccattagaacactggagtgatagttgctggaaatgggcctctatacacctatgtagatatttcattaaaaaccagacgtttccacctagaatagtcatttaccacattaacaatgtatagagtgtatttctgattaatttaatgttatcttcattgaaaaaaacagtgcttttctttgaaaaataaggaaatttctaagtgaccccaaacttttgaacggtagtgtatatatatatttgtgtgtctatAATGTCTATAAATCTGAAAGCAATCCTAGAATCCATTAGCGCTCCCTGATCTCTGATGTATTTATGCACTCCCTTGTGGCCGTGTCAGAAAATGTACAACctgttgctttttgtttttgtacagaaAATGCTGCGTGTGAAGGATGAGGAATTCTCTTTGCGGGAAAGGAGGGAAAATTCCCACCACAGAAGGAGACGGTACTCTGACGACTACGACAGTGAGATAGAGCTGTACCAGAAGTACAAGTCAGCGGGACTTGAAGACAACATGGTAGCTGACATGATATTGTTGCATATGTAAATCTGCATAAACCCTGAATCCAGAACTGTATGTTGAGTGGCTGCTCCCCTCTCACCCAGGCATGGGCCAGTGATGACGATGATGAGCCACCATTCAGTCCCGTCATGCGAAAGAAAGCAGTGAAGGTGAAACACGTCAAGAGACGAGAAAAGAAGTTAGACAAAAAAGTAAGACTTGAATTCTCTTGTACATTTACTTCTGTAAGGTTGTAAACAACATAAATAGTAACACATCTGGTCTGCTACTTATGTTTACTTGAAACTATCCAGAAGGAGTCCCGTCGCcacaaacagaagcagaagcacAAAGACAGAACCAGGCACAGTGAGAAGGGGGAGTTACGGGATAGCGGAGGGCAACGTCAGTGTCTGGGACCATCCTGTGTGGAGGCATCAAGACCCAGCTCCAAATACTGCTCTGAGGAGTGTGGCATGAAATTAGCTGCCAAGTAAGAACTCTCaattttcacttgttttttcatttgtgtttccattAGCCTATACACTGTATTTCAGGTACAGCTTAGAACCAATAAAGCCAATATCtttttttgaattaaaataaaggTAGTTCACTGGAGTTTTTCCAAAATTGACCCAATAATTGGAACCTGTTTCATACCTCTGCTTAGAATGAAGCAAAGGTCTAAATCCTTTTGTTGAACTATTatcagttgtttgttttcaaatgacAGTACTACTGCTCCACCTAGTGTTAGAAGTTTTAAATGTGATACtgagttttacagttttttttgtcttagtCAAATCAATCCTCATTTGAATAATCTGATATCAATTAATGAAATCCAGAGGCAGGTGCTTGTTTGCAAAGTTACAACTATGAAGTCATTGAGGAGCTGGACAGTACAAAGCCATATATAAGATGTGGACAAATATTTCAGTGAATCAGATTTGACTTGATTCAGGAAATCAGCATTGATATCCAGCCCTACTTTAATGCTGGTAAATGCTGCAGTAGTTGATTAACTGTATTTTCTTATAGGTCAGTATTACATTAGGTCTTGTTGGGAACTTACAAACCGGAATCAGAACtgttaattttgtattttttactttgcacTGATGTTGATTAATCTGCTTTTTGATCGACAGCCGGATTTATGAGATCCTCCCCCAGCGCATccagcagtggcagcagagtCCCTGTATTGCCGAGGAGCATGGGAAGAAGCAGCTTGAGCGCATCCGCCGGGAGCAGCAGAACGCTCGGCTGCGCCTCACCGACATGGAGCGACGCTTCCACGAACTGGAGGGTATCATTACCAAGGCCAAGCAGCAGGCGGTTCAGCAGGACGAGGAGGTGAGCTGGCAGCAGCCTGCACTTGCACCTTTTACTTGAACAGATTACTTTTTAGTTGGGGGGGGCCTATACTGATATTTGGGAGTAAAATACTTTTGCCCATaagaaaattttaaataaatggcGGTGATTTCTAAGATGTCGCTTTCAAACCCtaatgacaaatacatttaattgaggtttgatattttacagtttaaccatgaactctattataaataacaaaacaaaaaaacacaattacagccAAATATATACAACTTGAATAAAGacgtaaaatgtaaacataaatgcacatcttttctgcattgtttactcTGGAAACATTTCATATTGGGGAATATCAACGAACATAAACGCAGATgttgatatgtctgtgaaaggcttaTATCGGCATATATTGGCCAACCAAAATATCTGTCCGGCTTTAATTCTTTCACTTGAGCAAAGGATTGGGAACAATAACCACACAAGGTGCTAACTTTATATAACATGTTATAGTTATGTGCAGATTTTGTTCACTATGTTTACAATTCTATTGACTGATTCTAATAATGATTTGATTGATACAGTGATACTGTGATATCTGTGATATAATTTATGGTGCTGTGAAAACCTCATAGCTAAAACTCTAGTCTGTTAAAACCGCTTCTTCCCTCCGGCTCTGGTCAAAGTGAGGACGAGCTTTGAAACTGCAATCTcagacatttctgtttgtttgatgctgcagcagaagaGCATAGGTGACACTGTAATGAATTGTTCTCTCTCCTGTTGCAGGTGAATGAAGGCGATAACGAGGACACAGATCTGCAGATTTTCTGTGTGTCCTGTAGTCATCCCATCAACCCAAAGGTGGCGCTGAAACATATGGAGAGATGTTATGCAAAGGTAATTAATTCTCTAATTTGTGTTTCTGCCTCTAAGCAACTCATATATGCACAAACAAAAGAATATTGACTACTTATAACATTTCTTTCCTCATGAATATGTTGACAGTACGAGAGTCAGACCTCCTTTGGCTCCATGTACCCTACAAGAATAGAAGggtaagaaaaaataaatatactcaAGGCTTTACCAATTTTCCCTGATTTAACTTGATTTACTAACTATTTCTTTTTCCACAGAGCAACCAGACTCTTCTGTGATGTGTACAATCCCCAGAGCAAAACGTATTGCAAGAGGCTTCAGGTTCTGTGTCCAGAACATTCCAGGGATCCCAAGGTCAGTGAAGTCAGTATAATTTCTACCACTCCCTAAACCTACCAACTAAAACGTGAAAATATTGACAGTAAAAGCTTGTTGAACTTTCAGTTTCTTTGAGTAGAGTTTCCTATTTTACATTCGATGTTTCTCTCTTCTGCTGTGCCCAGATCCAAGTAGATGAGGTGTGTGGATGTCCTCTGGTGAAGAACGTGTTTGCGCTGACAGGAGAATATTGTAGAGTCCCCAAAAGGAAATGCAACAGACATTACAACTGGGAAAAGCTGAGGAGAGCTGAGGTGGACTTGGAGCGAGTCAGGGTGGTAAGTCCAACTTCATGAACGATGCTTTGATCTAAAGGGTCAGAACTTTGTTATTTATTGGAAATTCTGTAGATTTTCAATCATAAAGGCTTCTAGGCCTCGGCCCACAATGAGTGAAGTGATAAATAACTGACTTGCTGGTactaaccatagactgtatataaagatggaagactcATCTAATTTTCCTCATACTGTACTGaattgaagccaaaatgtcctgcATATTACTACTGTCATCTTGCGCCTAAGTCTTCACTTGGAGCCAAggtctgcgcagtagtgatcgtggtgcAGATCCGCAGTATCGAGGTCCTGTTGATACATGGGTTCAACAATTGTtagccagtctcagctgtcaaacgTGACGTTTCACCAGATTTGATATCATCAAATATGTAATTGAAATCAAACCCTTTAGAAAAATGAACATAACATCAGTATGACACAAACTtctgtaaatgacaaaaaacatttttgagaaaatattacattaaagtgtattttgactttttattttggcacATGTCCTatccaataacatggaggaggcaggatctatgacctatactgcagccagccaccagaggacGATTGAGATACTTTGGCTTCCcctttgggagctgtcatgtcatccatctttgtggACAGTGTATTGGTGCTAACTAACTTAAAACATCCGTTACAACATCCTCAGCATTAACCTGTGCTTTTGTTCCCCACAGTGGTACAAGTTGGACGAGCTCTTTGAACAGGAGCGTAACGTCAGGACAGCTATGACCAACAGAGCTGGTCTCCTCGCTCTGATGCTGCATCAGACTATTCAGCACGACCCCGTGACAACTGATCTCCGTAGCAGCAAGGATAGGTAGTGGACCTAGTCCGCGTCTGTTGATCACTTTACATAATATGAGATTCGTGTGTAAAGGATTAATCTTATCGAACAATGACCATCGTTTTGATGACAACTGGTTTTCTAACtagataattattttaaaatctttgtatattaattaattttaagtGGTAAATGGATATATATTTTCCTGAATGGTACTGCTGATTGAAAACTGCTGTTTTTGGTATGAACACCCTGAATAAACACAGTGAACTTGCTCCAagtgatgtttgtgttaatgATATAAACATTATTTGTACCAACAATATGcacaaaatgtcataatttTAACCATTACTAATTTGCCTGAAACTAAACCAAGAATATGTGCTCTCTGTGAACTCACATTGACCCTGATAGATGACTCTTGTAGGTGTCATTCAAACAGCCCTGAAGGCAGCACAGTTAAAGGACCAGGCTGTGGGATGTAGTTACATCTAGCGGTGAATTTGCTGATTGAAACCAACCGCATACTTGTTTCCCCCAAGCCTCCTAAGAGTGTAGTAGATCCTGGGGTGTCCTTCAGGTGAGGTAAAAATGTGAAAGGCCATCTTGTAAAAGgcctgtgtttggtttgtccattcctggctactgtagaaacatggtggtaCAACTCTGTGGAAAGGGACTTGATCCCCAAAATGGGTAGGAAGGGTTTATTCTTAGCTTATAAAATCATAATGATTCTTAGGTTCAGTTGATTGTAGGCTACACCAactaaaatataattatgaatttCATATTGCAGTTCTTCCGAAAGATGCCAcaaaatcctacacactggtcctttaaatgacaaaaaggcTAATTATATTTCACTTATTATAACACCATTCAACTTTTGTTGACTGACAGCGCCCTCTTCAGCCACAAATGAGTAATTCTGTTGGGCACCGAGCTTGGAAGTATTATACTGCAAGTGTAAGTGGTGGAACGGTTTTCATGATCTCTCTCTACCAGCGGACGGAAAGATAAAGTTATCAGCCACATCCAGCCCTCGCTCCACGCTCTAGTTCAAACATGGTCACTTATGGctccaaaaaacacacaaacaagattGTGATCGCAGATATCCTCAAATCCAGAACCGTTTAAAGAGACTGGTcatgtgtctgaaatcactgaCTGATTCTCTTTTTACAACTGTATAAAGAGTACCATGTTGGAGACTAGATAGTGAGTTCCTCGgcaaatttatatatatatatatatatatatatatattctatgcATATGTTCGCACATATAAAATGTTTAGTGTCTGCTACAACTTTCACTTTTTGAAATTAAGACTTATGTCTGACACtgcctattattattattattattattattattattattattattattatagtcaCATCTGAggcttttaattaattaattttaaatcaaactatCGGCTTTTTTCCCTTCATTCACCGCGaacgcaatgcatgatggtatatattgctcggGCTAGTGACCATTAATTGCGTcctacattttttattctgcacTGTATAAAATATCTATAATATAGTCGTGGTCCAGTATTTAAATACTATATGTCAATCTATCAGTATATAGTGGAGTGTATAGTGAGAGATGTGACAGTCGGGCTCTttgatttttatataaaaacctCAACGTTCCAGAGCAGTTTTCCCTGTTCTGACTTCACCGTCAGTCAGCCGAAACCAGCCGAACTTAGCCGAAGTCAAAACCGAACGGAGACGACTATCAAAGAGGATGGAAGTGGAATGAGATAGGTCACTACACTTTACGTGTTGATTGGTCACGGCTAAATTTGACGTTTGTCTCCACGTATTGATATAGATATACGTATTGAATTAGTGAACaatgcatttaattaaaaaacatagtAGTTGTTTAATGGAAATACTTTATTGCAGGCTGATATAGGCTAGCTCAGCTAAAAGAGCCGCGATAATGTGCAGTAAGTGTGTATAGTTAAATAAGTGCATCATTGTAATACGTCACTTCAGACAGTAATGTTGGATGTTTAGAATAAATGACGGTGGCCACTTGAGTTTACTGTTGCATTATACCTTATTAGTTAAagcaaagtaaatgtttaaCGTCGCTGTGCAATGCTTGGCGCTGGTAGTTCTACCATTATTCACGGTCCTGCCGGATTTCTATCTCTATGTCTCGCCTTCCTTTGACAGTCCATAGTTTCCGTCGGTGCTGGATTCTAAGtagctagctagcttagctGTAGCACGTAAACTGAGCAGG encodes the following:
- the cxxc1b gene encoding CXXC-type zinc finger protein 1b isoform X1, whose translation is MDSDMSDNDPMPGPETSSMDGENAPLYCICRKPDINCFMIGCDNCNEWFHGHCINITEKMAKAIREWYCIKCRDKNSLLEIKYRTKKSKERDSEPDRSERVYSSPGTPDYRSERRRGSKVKRSVRMCGECEPCKRTEDCTKCDFCKDMKKFGGPNKIRQKCRFRQCVVRARKMLRVKDEEFSLRERRENSHHRRRRYSDDYDSEIELYQKYKSAGLEDNMAWASDDDDEPPFSPVMRKKAVKVKHVKRREKKLDKKKESRRHKQKQKHKDRTRHSEKGELRDSGGQRQCLGPSCVEASRPSSKYCSEECGMKLAANRIYEILPQRIQQWQQSPCIAEEHGKKQLERIRREQQNARLRLTDMERRFHELEGIITKAKQQAVQQDEEVNEGDNEDTDLQIFCVSCSHPINPKVALKHMERCYAKYESQTSFGSMYPTRIEGATRLFCDVYNPQSKTYCKRLQVLCPEHSRDPKVSEIQVDEVCGCPLVKNVFALTGEYCRVPKRKCNRHYNWEKLRRAEVDLERVRVWYKLDELFEQERNVRTAMTNRAGLLALMLHQTIQHDPVTTDLRSSKDR
- the cxxc1b gene encoding CXXC-type zinc finger protein 1b isoform X2 — encoded protein: MDSDMSDNDPMPGPETSSMDGENAPLYCICRKPDINCFMIGCDNCNEWFHGHCINITEKMAKAIREWYCIKCRDKNSLLEIKYRTKKSKERDSEPDRSERVYSSPGTPDYRSERRRGSKVKRSVRMCGECEPCKRTEDCTKCDFCKDMKKFGGPNKIRQKCRFRQCVVRARKMLRVKDEEFSLRERRENSHHRRRRYSDDYDSEIELYQKYKSAGLEDNMAWASDDDDEPPFSPVMRKKAVKVKHVKRREKKLDKKKESRRHKQKQKHKDRTRHSEKGELRDSGGQRQCLGPSCVEASRPSSKYCSEECGMKLAANRIYEILPQRIQQWQQSPCIAEEHGKKQLERIRREQQNARLRLTDMERRFHELEGIITKAKQQAVQQDEEVNEGDNEDTDLQIFCVSCSHPINPKVALKHMERCYAKYESQTSFGSMYPTRIEGATRLFCDVYNPQSKTYCKRLQVLCPEHSRDPKIQVDEVCGCPLVKNVFALTGEYCRVPKRKCNRHYNWEKLRRAEVDLERVRVWYKLDELFEQERNVRTAMTNRAGLLALMLHQTIQHDPVTTDLRSSKDR